The following are encoded in a window of Sulfitobacter sp. S190 genomic DNA:
- a CDS encoding nitroreductase family protein, whose product MTDPKTDPLQHLLNARFADAPDVEAPQKSADRLARLAAHGSCRSFTTDPIPDAVLQTLCAVALCAPSKSDLQQRDIILLKSGQQRTALAELVPKQPWIAQAPMIAVFCGNNRRQRLMHDWKNIPFANDHFDAPFNAAADAAIALGAFVTAAEAVGLGCCPISGVRNRPRALSELLALPPYVFPFAGLAVGVPEAAPAISQRLPLDVTCHTDRYDETGLRTQIAQYDAMRRESQPYPQQRRRAQFAESAAYGWSDDKVRQYSVPERETFGAYMRAQGFKFD is encoded by the coding sequence ATGACCGACCCGAAAACCGATCCACTTCAGCACTTGTTGAACGCGCGATTTGCGGATGCTCCCGATGTCGAGGCGCCCCAAAAATCTGCGGACCGTCTGGCGCGGCTTGCGGCGCACGGGTCGTGCCGCTCCTTCACCACCGACCCGATCCCGGATGCGGTGTTGCAGACCCTCTGCGCAGTCGCGCTCTGCGCTCCCAGCAAGAGCGACTTGCAACAACGCGACATCATCCTTCTCAAGTCGGGCCAGCAGCGCACGGCCCTTGCGGAGCTGGTGCCCAAGCAACCCTGGATTGCCCAAGCGCCTATGATCGCGGTCTTTTGCGGAAACAATCGACGACAGCGTCTGATGCACGATTGGAAGAACATTCCGTTCGCCAATGATCACTTCGATGCGCCCTTCAACGCTGCAGCAGATGCGGCAATCGCGCTTGGTGCGTTCGTCACTGCCGCCGAAGCGGTGGGACTGGGCTGCTGCCCGATAAGTGGTGTGCGTAACCGCCCCCGTGCGCTGTCAGAGCTGCTGGCGCTGCCGCCGTATGTCTTTCCCTTCGCGGGGCTCGCTGTGGGCGTGCCCGAAGCGGCCCCTGCAATTTCGCAGCGGTTGCCTTTGGATGTCACCTGCCACACCGACAGGTACGACGAAACCGGTCTGCGCACCCAGATCGCGCAGTACGACGCAATGCGGCGCGAAAGCCAACCCTACCCACAGCAACGCCGAAGGGCGCAATTCGCAGAAAGCGCGGCCTACGGCTGGTCAGACGACAAGGTCCGCCAGTACAGCGTGCCGGAGCGCGAAACCTTTGGCGCTTACATGCGCGCGCAAGGGTTCAAATTCGATTGA
- a CDS encoding cytochrome ubiquinol oxidase subunit I: MLDTLLLSRIQFAANISFHILFPTITIALGWVLLYFRLRYNRSGDERWMEAYGFWVKVFALSFAMGVVSGITMSFQFGTNWPGFMEIVGNIAGPLLAYEIMTAFFLEAVFLGIMLFGFSRVPRWMHTGATFLVAFGTTMSTFWIIVLNSWMHTPQGFEMIDGVAHATDWWAIIFNPSMPYRFFHMLLASFLTVSFLIAGVSAFRWLIGGRTKGVRVALRTSLFMAALLIPVQIFVGDLHGLNTKEYQPAKVAAMEGVWETQRGAPLLLFALPDDAARENNMEIGIPGLASFILTHEWDGEVKGLNEFVAEDGTVLHPRVAPVFWSFRVMVGTGVLMLMASWAAVALMLRKRADGVGRRGVDGLPKVFLIGLVGMTFSGWLATLAGWYTTEIGRQPWLVQGVMTTKQAVADVPPTMVLSSLIAYLVVYAVLLGAYIGVIFYLARRASKGQSIEPRVPQSEAAQPRAVPAE; this comes from the coding sequence ATGTTGGACACATTGCTGCTGTCGCGCATTCAGTTTGCGGCGAATATCTCTTTCCACATTCTGTTCCCGACAATCACGATCGCGCTGGGCTGGGTGCTGTTGTACTTCCGCCTGCGCTATAACCGGTCGGGCGATGAACGCTGGATGGAGGCTTACGGCTTTTGGGTAAAGGTCTTTGCGTTGTCTTTCGCGATGGGTGTCGTGTCCGGCATCACGATGTCGTTCCAGTTCGGCACCAACTGGCCCGGCTTTATGGAAATCGTCGGTAACATCGCGGGTCCGCTACTGGCCTACGAAATCATGACCGCATTCTTTCTCGAGGCTGTCTTTCTGGGGATCATGCTCTTCGGGTTCAGCCGTGTGCCACGTTGGATGCACACCGGCGCCACGTTTCTGGTAGCCTTCGGCACGACGATGTCGACCTTCTGGATCATTGTCCTGAACAGCTGGATGCACACGCCTCAGGGCTTCGAGATGATCGATGGCGTGGCCCATGCCACCGATTGGTGGGCGATCATCTTCAATCCGTCGATGCCATACCGCTTCTTCCATATGCTGTTGGCCAGCTTCCTCACCGTCAGTTTCCTGATCGCGGGTGTCAGCGCGTTCCGTTGGTTGATCGGCGGTCGGACAAAAGGCGTGCGCGTCGCTTTGCGCACCTCGCTCTTCATGGCGGCACTGCTTATTCCGGTACAGATCTTCGTGGGTGACCTGCACGGGCTGAACACGAAAGAATACCAGCCTGCCAAAGTGGCAGCGATGGAAGGTGTCTGGGAGACCCAGCGCGGTGCCCCGCTGCTGTTGTTTGCCCTGCCCGACGATGCGGCCCGTGAAAACAACATGGAGATCGGCATTCCCGGTCTGGCGTCCTTTATCCTGACCCACGAATGGGATGGCGAAGTCAAAGGTCTGAACGAATTTGTCGCCGAAGACGGAACTGTCCTGCACCCGCGTGTCGCACCTGTTTTCTGGTCCTTCCGCGTGATGGTCGGCACGGGCGTGCTTATGTTGATGGCCAGCTGGGCCGCGGTGGCGTTGATGCTGCGCAAGCGTGCGGATGGCGTCGGGCGGCGCGGTGTGGACGGGTTGCCCAAGGTGTTTCTGATCGGTCTGGTCGGCATGACCTTCAGCGGCTGGCTTGCCACGCTTGCGGGCTGGTACACCACAGAGATCGGGCGCCAGCCGTGGTTGGTGCAGGGTGTTATGACCACCAAGCAGGCGGTGGCGGACGTACCGCCGACCATGGTGCTGTCCTCGCTGATCGCCTACCTCGTGGTCTATGCGGTGCTCTTGGGGGCCTACATAGGGGTAATTTTCTATCTGGCGCGCCGCGCATCGAAGGGACAGTCGATTGAACCACGCGTCCCGCAATCCGAAGCGGCACAACCCCGTGCCGTACCGGCGGAGTAA
- a CDS encoding cytochrome d ubiquinol oxidase subunit II: MYTFGDPTQWLPFVFAGLMGLSILIYVILDGFDLGVGVLFPFANEEEKDAMIASIGPFWDANETWLVLAVGLLLVAFPTAHGEILTALYAPVAIMLIGLILRGVAFEFRVKAPAAYKRLWNNAFFTGSLMTSLSQGFMLGLYVMGLDWTLGHVAFAFLTAIFLTVGYSFIGATWVIHKNSDALQIKAVRWAKGGIWGLILGIGAISLATPFVSPRIFDKWFSFPEMIWLAPLPVLSAAVIIWLWTMLKRMPFANDHWNWLPFVAATLLWTMAYGGMAYSFYPYVVPEKITIYEAASAPESLFIILIGSLFVLPTIVGYTLLSYWVFRGKARELRYD; encoded by the coding sequence ATGTACACCTTTGGTGATCCAACCCAGTGGCTGCCCTTTGTCTTTGCAGGCCTGATGGGGCTGTCGATCCTGATCTACGTGATCCTCGACGGCTTCGACCTTGGCGTCGGGGTCTTGTTCCCCTTCGCCAATGAAGAAGAGAAAGACGCCATGATTGCGTCGATCGGCCCCTTCTGGGATGCCAATGAGACGTGGCTCGTGCTCGCTGTGGGACTGCTCCTGGTGGCTTTTCCCACTGCGCATGGCGAAATCCTGACCGCGCTTTATGCCCCTGTGGCGATCATGCTGATCGGCCTGATCCTGCGCGGTGTTGCCTTCGAGTTCAGGGTCAAGGCGCCGGCCGCCTACAAACGGTTGTGGAACAACGCGTTCTTTACCGGATCCCTGATGACCTCGCTGAGCCAGGGTTTCATGCTGGGGCTCTATGTCATGGGTCTCGACTGGACCTTGGGCCACGTCGCCTTTGCCTTTCTCACGGCAATCTTCCTGACCGTCGGATACAGCTTTATCGGGGCGACATGGGTCATTCATAAAAACAGCGATGCCTTGCAGATCAAGGCGGTGCGTTGGGCCAAGGGCGGCATTTGGGGGCTTATTCTGGGGATCGGTGCAATTTCACTGGCCACGCCTTTTGTCAGCCCGCGCATTTTCGACAAATGGTTCAGCTTTCCCGAAATGATCTGGCTCGCGCCACTGCCCGTGCTGTCTGCTGCGGTGATCATCTGGCTCTGGACGATGCTCAAGCGGATGCCCTTTGCGAACGACCATTGGAACTGGCTGCCGTTCGTGGCGGCCACCTTGCTGTGGACCATGGCCTACGGCGGGATGGCGTATAGCTTCTATCCCTATGTCGTGCCCGAAAAGATCACGATTTACGAGGCCGCAAGCGCACCTGAATCGTTGTTCATTATCCTGATTGGATCGCTTTTCGTTCTGCCCACGATCGTCGGCTACACGTTGCTGTCCTATTGGGTTTTCCGCGGCAAGGCACGCGAGCTGCGCTACGACTGA
- a CDS encoding DEAD/DEAH box helicase, whose product MQTTHLSQRDQELLFGSETAKPGDAVVHFKHGLAEYRGEENCTIGDVEQTLVSLRYRNGGKLLLPAVENEDFWLYGASAGAVNLDRLKSGDWTKRRDQMVDEVNKSADAVIAQDKERRATKARKITPSADAMKAFAESFAFDETEDQLATIDAVLADMAREVPMKRLLIGDVGFGKTEVAIRAAAAAVLSGHQVVMVAPTTVLARQHFEEMQDRFKDIATDVIEVSRSTTAQDMQDLSGKVKAGHAQIIVGTHSVLTADLEFDKLALVVIDEEQKFGERQKADLETLASGAHVLTMTATPIPRSLAAAEVGLLDISVIATAPKDRLPIETEVTATDLDMMLKAIDRELARDGQCYVVCPRVAGIDRLAGKLDRMDIPFDYAIAHGQMPDDDMEASMLRFMRGEVQVLLSTSIVESGLDNTNANTMIVFDAELFGLAQLHQLRGRIGRSKLPAHMILFSDIDLGDDSEAATRLTAFAQMSELGAGFRIARKDRDIRGFGTLDGPEQSGQHSRLGIGLYRHVLKQHVARS is encoded by the coding sequence ATGCAAACCACCCACCTGAGCCAACGCGACCAGGAGTTGTTGTTCGGAAGCGAAACCGCCAAGCCGGGCGACGCGGTCGTGCACTTCAAACACGGGCTCGCGGAGTACCGCGGCGAGGAAAACTGCACCATCGGCGACGTGGAGCAGACACTTGTGTCCTTGCGGTACCGGAATGGCGGCAAGTTGCTCCTGCCTGCGGTCGAAAACGAGGATTTTTGGCTCTACGGTGCGAGCGCCGGCGCTGTGAACCTTGACCGTTTGAAATCCGGTGACTGGACAAAGCGGCGTGATCAGATGGTCGACGAGGTCAACAAAAGCGCCGATGCCGTCATCGCACAGGACAAGGAACGCCGCGCAACGAAGGCACGCAAGATAACGCCATCCGCAGATGCAATGAAAGCATTCGCCGAAAGCTTTGCCTTTGATGAAACCGAAGATCAGCTTGCCACGATTGATGCGGTCCTCGCCGACATGGCGCGCGAGGTGCCGATGAAACGGCTGCTGATCGGTGACGTGGGGTTCGGCAAGACCGAAGTCGCGATCCGGGCCGCAGCAGCCGCGGTGCTGAGCGGCCATCAGGTTGTGATGGTTGCGCCGACCACCGTGCTTGCCCGCCAGCATTTCGAGGAAATGCAAGACCGGTTCAAAGACATCGCGACAGATGTGATCGAGGTATCCCGCTCCACGACCGCGCAGGACATGCAGGACTTGAGTGGGAAAGTGAAGGCAGGGCACGCGCAGATTATCGTCGGCACCCATTCCGTTCTCACTGCGGATCTGGAGTTTGACAAATTGGCGCTGGTTGTCATCGACGAGGAACAGAAATTCGGTGAGCGCCAGAAGGCGGATCTGGAAACACTGGCCTCGGGCGCGCATGTGCTGACCATGACCGCGACACCGATCCCCCGTTCGCTTGCCGCGGCAGAGGTCGGTCTGCTTGATATTTCGGTCATCGCGACAGCACCCAAAGACCGGTTGCCCATTGAAACTGAGGTTACCGCGACCGATCTGGACATGATGTTGAAAGCAATTGACCGGGAACTGGCGCGAGACGGTCAATGCTATGTTGTGTGCCCGCGTGTGGCAGGGATCGACCGATTGGCAGGCAAACTGGACCGGATGGACATCCCGTTCGACTACGCCATTGCACACGGCCAGATGCCCGACGACGACATGGAAGCGTCGATGCTGCGCTTCATGCGAGGCGAGGTTCAGGTTCTGTTGTCGACCTCCATCGTGGAGAGCGGGCTTGATAACACCAATGCAAATACGATGATCGTCTTTGATGCAGAGCTTTTCGGTCTCGCCCAGCTTCACCAACTGCGCGGACGGATCGGGCGCAGCAAGCTGCCCGCTCATATGATCCTTTTCTCGGACATTGACCTTGGCGACGACAGCGAAGCCGCAACACGGCTGACCGCTTTCGCACAGATGTCCGAACTGGGTGCGGGTTTTCGCATTGCGCGCAAAGACCGCGATATTCGGGGTTTTGGCACATTGGACGGTCCGGAACAGTCCGGCCAGCATTCGCGCCTCGGCATCGGGCTTTATCGCCATGTGCTCAAGCAACATGTCGCGCGGTCCTGA
- a CDS encoding NUDIX hydrolase — translation MSIVLSRVWESVFFPLLQRPKRLQVAALCHKGEGPNRRFLLVTSRETKRWIIPKGWPIRGLTSNEAALQEAWEEAGVKRGRADGAPVGKYTYQKRQASGWSFPVETLVYSVAVAETSDKFPEAQERTRTWVTAQRAADMVNEPELRQIFLDQAAQGT, via the coding sequence ATGAGCATCGTATTGAGCAGGGTCTGGGAATCGGTCTTTTTCCCCCTGCTTCAGCGGCCCAAGCGCCTTCAGGTGGCCGCCCTGTGCCACAAGGGAGAGGGCCCGAACCGGCGCTTTCTTTTGGTCACAAGCCGCGAAACCAAACGCTGGATCATTCCCAAGGGCTGGCCGATACGCGGGCTGACCTCGAATGAAGCAGCACTTCAGGAAGCCTGGGAAGAGGCCGGCGTCAAACGCGGCCGTGCCGACGGCGCCCCCGTTGGCAAATACACCTATCAGAAGAGACAGGCATCGGGGTGGAGTTTCCCCGTAGAAACATTGGTTTATTCCGTCGCCGTGGCAGAGACGTCCGACAAATTTCCCGAAGCCCAAGAACGCACACGCACATGGGTCACCGCCCAACGTGCTGCCGACATGGTCAACGAACCGGAACTTCGCCAGATCTTTCTCGATCAGGCGGCGCAGGGCACGTGA
- a CDS encoding inorganic phosphate transporter, whose amino-acid sequence MTNQNSDARHLETLDRDLDRFSKLEMATSYVGRPLVGPGISLVFVVLAGLTAVLFFGQTNNTIVVLIAACFGAYMALNIGANDVANNMGPAVGANALSMGGAIAIAVIFESAGALIAGGDVVSTIAKGIIAPESMGTAQIFIWAMMSALLSAALWVNLATWVGAPVSTTHSVVGGVMGAGIAAVGFAAVNWPTMSKIAASWVISPVLGGAIAALFLALIKSRIIYREDKIAAARTWVPILVGIMAGAFAAYLALKGLKKIIKIDMPMALMIGAAIGVLAWAVMIPVIRKQSQGLENRNKSLKVLFGIPLVVSAALLSFAHGANDVANAVGPLAAIVQASQSGNFTEAVSIPLWVMVIGAFGISFGLFLFGPKLIRMVGSQITKLNPMRAYCVALSAAITVIVASWLGLPVSSTHIAVGGVFGVGFFREWDAERRIRKARLTMPDRPAYAPEERRRRKLVRRSHFMTIIAAWVITVPAAALLSATIFFLINAALGST is encoded by the coding sequence ATGACAAACCAAAACAGCGACGCACGCCACCTTGAAACGCTTGACCGCGATCTGGACCGGTTTTCCAAGCTGGAGATGGCGACAAGCTATGTCGGCAGGCCCCTGGTGGGACCGGGCATCTCCCTCGTCTTTGTGGTGCTGGCCGGACTGACGGCCGTGCTGTTTTTCGGTCAGACAAACAACACGATAGTGGTGCTTATTGCTGCCTGTTTCGGGGCGTATATGGCGCTCAATATCGGCGCCAACGATGTGGCGAACAATATGGGGCCCGCTGTGGGTGCCAATGCCCTGAGCATGGGCGGAGCCATTGCGATCGCTGTCATCTTCGAAAGCGCGGGCGCGCTTATCGCCGGTGGGGACGTGGTATCGACCATCGCCAAGGGAATCATTGCACCCGAAAGCATGGGAACAGCGCAGATATTCATCTGGGCCATGATGTCCGCGCTTTTGTCGGCGGCCTTGTGGGTCAACCTAGCCACGTGGGTGGGCGCACCGGTTTCGACGACCCACTCCGTTGTGGGCGGCGTCATGGGAGCCGGGATTGCCGCCGTTGGCTTCGCTGCCGTGAACTGGCCCACAATGAGCAAGATCGCCGCGAGCTGGGTGATCTCACCGGTTCTTGGTGGCGCAATCGCCGCCCTTTTCCTTGCGCTGATCAAATCCCGCATTATCTACCGCGAGGACAAGATCGCCGCAGCCCGTACGTGGGTGCCGATCCTCGTGGGGATCATGGCAGGAGCGTTCGCGGCCTATCTGGCGCTCAAGGGGCTCAAGAAGATTATCAAGATCGATATGCCCATGGCCCTGATGATCGGTGCGGCCATCGGCGTGCTCGCATGGGCCGTCATGATCCCAGTCATTCGCAAACAATCCCAAGGTCTGGAAAACAGAAACAAGTCGCTCAAGGTGCTCTTTGGCATTCCGCTGGTCGTCTCGGCCGCGTTGCTGAGTTTCGCCCACGGTGCGAACGATGTGGCAAATGCGGTCGGCCCGCTCGCGGCCATCGTACAGGCCTCGCAGTCTGGCAATTTCACCGAAGCGGTGAGCATCCCGCTCTGGGTCATGGTCATTGGTGCCTTCGGTATTTCCTTTGGCCTGTTTCTGTTTGGCCCCAAGCTGATCCGGATGGTCGGAAGCCAGATCACCAAGCTGAACCCCATGCGCGCCTACTGCGTTGCCTTGTCGGCCGCGATTACGGTCATCGTGGCCAGCTGGCTGGGCTTGCCTGTCAGCTCGACGCACATCGCGGTCGGTGGTGTCTTTGGAGTGGGGTTCTTCCGCGAGTGGGACGCAGAACGCCGCATCCGCAAAGCGCGGCTTACCATGCCTGACCGCCCCGCCTATGCGCCGGAGGAACGCCGCCGCCGCAAACTGGTGCGTCGGTCCCATTTCATGACGATCATCGCAGCCTGGGTCATTACCGTCCCCGCAGCGGCTTTGCTGTCGGCCACAATCTTCTTCCTGATCAACGCGGCGCTCGGTTCCACCTGA
- a CDS encoding MobC family plasmid mobilization relaxosome protein has translation MTATDPTEAQTARRPMSYAGAADTGPCEGRQASPSNPTGAGKARTKEPLTETFVFRCSAAEKAQLRAKAEAAGLPAATLLREALGLTEARRRKPIPRVDPALVLAVGRIGGNLNQIARWLNRAMLAGRVDLDALTVARRLLTIERQLAQIVEASRRC, from the coding sequence ATGACCGCAACCGATCCGACCGAAGCGCAAACAGCAAGGCGACCCATGTCATACGCTGGCGCTGCTGACACGGGACCTTGCGAGGGGCGGCAAGCCTCCCCTTCGAACCCCACCGGCGCAGGCAAAGCCCGCACCAAAGAGCCGCTGACCGAGACCTTCGTCTTTCGGTGCAGCGCCGCAGAGAAGGCCCAATTGCGCGCCAAGGCCGAGGCCGCTGGTCTACCCGCCGCGACCCTGCTGCGCGAGGCGCTTGGCCTGACCGAAGCCCGCCGTCGCAAGCCCATCCCCCGCGTCGATCCCGCGCTTGTGCTGGCCGTCGGGCGTATCGGCGGCAACCTGAACCAGATCGCCCGCTGGCTGAACCGCGCGATGCTGGCAGGCCGCGTTGACCTCGACGCGCTAACCGTGGCCCGTCGCCTGCTGACCATCGAACGCCAGCTTGCCCAGATCGTCGAGGCATCCCGCCGATGCTGA
- a CDS encoding relaxase/mobilization nuclease domain-containing protein: MLIKFFRNGKGAGAGPVGYLVADKVLAYDDNCDLIHDADGQPMTVTREPLPEVLRGNPDRTEALIDATRHQWTYRAGVISFAAEDAPTEEQQDEVMDHFERLAFAGLDPEQYDVLWVRHTHEDRVELHFCTPRLELTSGRSLNIAPPGYEKAFDSLRDVMNQRHGWADPMELERTQEVRDTIETPTRAQGRDELHAWLQDQISVGFVTDRASMIDALTDAGFDLPRIGKAYITAQDPDTGERWRLKGEIFHEDWQADPVERETERGAGYDPAGLRRLDGIPARELQDRFEQNCDHRASYNRERYPQLSATEQELADDLALADHGNVLSGDRLDDGRELALDADAGELGTDGLGSDADRQGGRDMGGTGLDQDAPEDLHTGRQISDLHQDRGELDDDTPDSLGTRLARLRRAVGDGLRGLSKGIERVRGTLDDEDAESAGWIGRLRVGVHSIANGVRGCVARLVERGLELREAAHATREQLEISEGRRREVETELGEREVEMDRGLTH, translated from the coding sequence ATGCTGATCAAGTTCTTCCGCAACGGCAAAGGCGCAGGCGCTGGTCCTGTCGGTTACCTCGTCGCGGACAAGGTGCTGGCCTACGACGACAACTGCGACCTGATCCACGATGCCGACGGCCAGCCGATGACGGTCACGCGCGAGCCACTGCCCGAGGTCCTGCGCGGCAACCCTGACCGCACCGAAGCCCTGATCGACGCCACCCGCCACCAGTGGACTTACCGCGCGGGTGTCATCAGCTTTGCCGCCGAGGATGCCCCGACCGAAGAGCAGCAAGACGAGGTCATGGACCATTTCGAACGTCTGGCCTTCGCGGGGCTGGACCCTGAGCAATATGACGTGCTTTGGGTCCGACATACCCACGAAGACCGTGTCGAGCTTCACTTCTGCACGCCGCGCTTGGAACTGACCTCAGGCCGAAGCCTGAACATCGCGCCGCCCGGATATGAGAAAGCCTTCGACAGCCTGCGTGATGTGATGAACCAGCGCCACGGCTGGGCCGATCCGATGGAGTTGGAGCGCACTCAAGAGGTCCGCGACACCATCGAGACTCCGACCCGCGCCCAAGGCCGCGACGAGCTGCATGCCTGGCTGCAAGACCAGATCAGCGTCGGCTTTGTCACTGACCGCGCCAGCATGATTGACGCGCTGACCGACGCAGGCTTCGACCTGCCGCGCATCGGCAAGGCCTACATCACCGCCCAAGACCCCGACACCGGCGAGCGCTGGCGTTTGAAAGGAGAGATCTTCCATGAAGACTGGCAAGCCGACCCGGTTGAGCGAGAAACTGAACGCGGAGCTGGATACGATCCGGCAGGACTACGCCGCCTCGATGGCATCCCAGCTAGAGAGCTTCAGGACCGATTTGAGCAAAATTGCGACCATCGCGCATCGTACAACCGAGAGCGATACCCGCAGCTTTCTGCGACAGAACAAGAGCTGGCTGACGATCTCGCCCTGGCTGATCACGGGAACGTTCTTAGTGGGGATCGTCTTGATGATGGGCGCGAGCTTGCTTTGGACGCTGATGCTGGCGAGCTCGGAACTGACGGACTTGGGTCTGACGCGGATCGACAGGGAGGACGGGACATGGGTGGTACTGGACTCGACCAAGACGCGCCTGAGGACCTGCACACTGGGCGGCAGATCAGTGACCTGCATCAAGATCGAGGAGAATTAGATGACGACACCCCTGACAGCCTTGGAACGCGACTTGCTCGCCTGCGTAGAGCGGTTGGTGACGGCCTGCGAGGTCTCAGCAAAGGAATTGAGCGGGTTAGAGGAACGCTCGACGACGAGGATGCAGAGTCAGCTGGATGGATTGGCCGCCTGCGTGTCGGTGTTCATTCAATCGCAAACGGCGTCCGTGGCTGCGTTGCACGGCTTGTTGAACGAGGGCTCGAACTACGCGAGGCTGCGCACGCAACTCGAGAACAGCTTGAAATTAGTGAAGGCCGCCGAAGAGAGGTTGAGACAGAGCTAGGGGAGCGGGAGGTCGAGATGGATCGGGGGCTGACGCATTGA
- a CDS encoding type II toxin-antitoxin system Phd/YefM family antitoxin codes for MKSVSAREAKYHFGQLIDESRAEPVVVAKHGRPVVVVLAVEEYQRLSGQDVSPNSIGSVLSKEQ; via the coding sequence ATGAAATCTGTATCCGCACGTGAAGCAAAGTACCATTTTGGCCAGTTGATCGACGAATCACGAGCAGAGCCAGTGGTCGTTGCGAAACATGGTCGGCCCGTAGTTGTTGTCCTTGCTGTGGAAGAATACCAGCGCTTAAGCGGGCAGGATGTGAGCCCAAATTCCATTGGTTCTGTACTGAGCAAAGAGCAATGA
- a CDS encoding Eco57I restriction-modification methylase domain-containing protein encodes MHISAKLRTTGDPTSEARKPTTKAVALGQVFTDETLAKRMVLGLGIDRAPDDKVVLDPCVGPNTFPSVISAVRSRPIHVKAFDIDAEMCRFSRLNNSETFTSVFCADYLLSPIQGNFDFAILNPPYVRQEWIREKAQYRETLKSTLGFELPGTSNLYVYFIVKALCDLKVGGKLSCIVYDSWQSTLYGRWLKGFLDKMCRTWRAEPAPAMPFEGKLIDATIIYAERGQPDEQIELSTGAVVREGFAPIDDLFVSRRGLRLKQANFFLSTMERRGIEGSSPFIKKIAKVPGYIVGADHPEAALLIKELGENKKAHSTIEKRLSEALGDPEKNLSILTWYRERPDQWCTHKNVPKDTLLFNYYLRHRPRHIWNSEARAYSDNFYGITSKSPINALAWLAALNATASVTGILQKARNQGAGLAKLQLFEYREAPVVDLRLWSEIDRRKLEVIGQQFTKATYPNVSLVEKVDSLIASVLGNPDLAPARIEADLARADIAAKQPSGREV; translated from the coding sequence ATGCACATATCTGCAAAATTGAGAACCACAGGTGACCCAACAAGTGAGGCTCGTAAGCCCACAACTAAGGCGGTAGCGCTCGGGCAAGTTTTTACAGACGAAACCCTTGCTAAGCGTATGGTACTTGGTCTCGGAATTGATAGAGCACCAGACGACAAGGTTGTTTTAGATCCATGTGTTGGCCCGAACACGTTCCCTTCAGTCATTTCTGCGGTGCGTAGCCGCCCGATCCACGTTAAGGCTTTTGATATCGATGCGGAAATGTGCCGTTTCAGTAGGCTAAACAATAGCGAAACATTTACTTCGGTGTTCTGCGCTGACTATTTGCTGTCTCCTATCCAAGGCAACTTCGACTTTGCAATTCTTAACCCGCCATATGTCCGACAAGAGTGGATTAGAGAAAAAGCTCAATACCGAGAGACTCTCAAGTCGACCCTAGGTTTTGAACTGCCAGGAACGTCAAACCTCTACGTCTACTTTATTGTCAAAGCACTATGTGACCTGAAAGTAGGGGGAAAACTCAGCTGTATAGTGTATGACTCATGGCAGTCCACCCTCTATGGGCGATGGCTGAAAGGCTTCTTGGATAAGATGTGCCGAACGTGGCGAGCGGAGCCTGCTCCAGCGATGCCTTTTGAAGGAAAACTGATCGATGCAACCATAATTTATGCTGAGAGAGGCCAACCGGACGAACAAATAGAGCTTTCAACTGGCGCTGTTGTTCGTGAAGGATTCGCGCCCATCGATGACCTTTTTGTTTCGCGTAGAGGTTTGCGGCTCAAACAAGCGAATTTCTTTCTAAGCACAATGGAACGAAGGGGCATCGAAGGCTCATCTCCGTTCATCAAGAAAATTGCGAAAGTCCCGGGCTACATTGTAGGGGCAGACCACCCAGAGGCAGCACTCCTTATCAAAGAGTTAGGCGAAAACAAAAAAGCGCACAGTACTATCGAAAAGAGACTTTCTGAGGCGCTAGGTGACCCAGAGAAGAACCTTTCGATACTTACCTGGTACCGCGAACGGCCTGACCAATGGTGCACCCACAAGAACGTTCCAAAGGACACTTTACTTTTCAACTATTATCTTCGACATCGCCCTCGGCATATCTGGAACTCCGAGGCACGTGCATACTCAGACAATTTCTATGGCATTACGTCAAAAAGCCCCATCAATGCTCTTGCTTGGCTAGCCGCTCTGAACGCAACCGCCAGCGTTACGGGGATACTGCAGAAAGCACGAAATCAAGGTGCTGGTTTAGCAAAACTGCAATTGTTTGAATATCGAGAAGCACCAGTTGTCGATCTTCGCCTCTGGAGCGAAATCGATCGTCGCAAATTGGAAGTTATAGGCCAGCAGTTTACTAAAGCTACGTATCCGAACGTATCTCTTGTGGAAAAAGTAGACAGTTTGATTGCATCTGTTTTAGGAAATCCAGATTTGGCTCCCGCAAGAATTGAAGCCGATCTTGCTAGAGCTGATATCGCGGCCAAACAACCAAGCGGAAGAGAAGTATGA